The following coding sequences are from one Paenibacillus sp. FSL R5-0912 window:
- a CDS encoding GNAT family N-acetyltransferase: MIELLTSDYSRIRHLLKHKDGEFKFVFVGGVIDLNQPGKIFVNNIDHPTAGIVTSRGGKYYLFGEEDDQLFNRSLLDFLADPANHANYYDLYLSSRHWLTVVKGPLKDNTVELSRTHYIMSDNAADSGASQEQAGEFVLTRMDEQLFERYIQEMDDSYRLLWDSAETYLEKAYGFSYSNEAGFVSVCNTFYLGGGYIEPDIITHQDYRNQGLAFRLCQEFIELGRMRNLTTYWDCDSGNHASNHLAVKLGLAKVGEIPILWWHENKEAVAKYLASYNYTT, from the coding sequence ATGATAGAATTACTGACGAGTGATTACAGCAGAATCAGGCATCTCCTGAAACATAAAGACGGTGAATTTAAGTTTGTATTTGTCGGAGGCGTTATAGATCTTAACCAGCCTGGTAAAATATTTGTGAATAATATAGACCATCCGACTGCCGGAATCGTCACCAGCCGCGGGGGAAAGTATTATCTGTTCGGTGAAGAAGACGATCAACTGTTCAATCGCAGCTTGTTAGATTTCTTAGCCGATCCGGCCAATCATGCGAATTATTATGACCTGTATTTGTCGTCCCGACACTGGCTGACGGTGGTTAAAGGTCCGCTGAAAGATAATACAGTAGAGCTGAGCAGAACTCATTACATCATGAGTGACAATGCAGCAGACTCTGGGGCATCCCAGGAACAAGCTGGGGAATTCGTGCTGACACGAATGGATGAGCAGCTTTTTGAGCGGTATATTCAGGAGATGGATGATTCCTACCGCTTGCTGTGGGATTCCGCAGAGACCTATCTTGAGAAGGCTTACGGTTTCAGCTATTCGAATGAAGCTGGCTTTGTAAGCGTTTGTAACACCTTTTATCTCGGCGGAGGGTATATCGAACCGGACATCATTACACATCAGGATTACCGGAATCAAGGTTTGGCGTTTAGACTGTGTCAGGAGTTCATTGAGCTTGGCCGCATGCGGAACTTAACAACATATTGGGATTGTGACTCTGGCAATCATGCATCTAACCATCTGGCCGTTAAGTTAGGTTTGGCGAAAGTGGGCGAAATCCCCATTCTATGGTGGCATGAGAATAAGGAAGCCGTCGCGAAGTATTTAGCCAGCTATAACTATACTACATAA
- a CDS encoding AraC family transcriptional regulator — translation MNLLENMNAALFYIEENLEGEVDVREAARRALCSEYHFTRMFSFLAGIPLSEYIRRRRLTLAAFKLQGSQQRIIDLALEFGYSSPDAFTKAFQLVHGVTPSEARSAGTPLKAFPRMTFQLTIRGGSEMNYRMEEKAAFSIVGLKKRVPIQFNGVNPEIAAMWQSLNMEIITELKQLSNIVPAGMISASVNFSEGRMAERGELDHYIGVATTLDCPLSYARLEVPASTWAVFEAVGPFPDTLQNIWGRIYSEWFPSSNYEQVEGPEILWNESKDTTSPAYRSEIWIPVQEAKRP, via the coding sequence ATGAACCTGCTCGAAAATATGAACGCAGCACTCTTCTATATTGAAGAGAATCTGGAGGGTGAGGTGGATGTCAGGGAGGCAGCGAGGCGGGCGTTATGCTCGGAGTATCATTTCACGCGGATGTTCTCCTTCCTGGCAGGTATTCCGCTGTCGGAATATATCCGCCGCAGACGTCTCACACTGGCCGCATTCAAACTACAGGGCAGCCAGCAGCGGATTATTGATCTGGCCCTGGAATTTGGTTATAGTTCACCAGATGCCTTCACCAAGGCTTTCCAGCTGGTTCACGGCGTGACGCCGTCGGAAGCAAGAAGTGCAGGGACACCGCTGAAGGCCTTTCCTCGGATGACTTTTCAATTAACGATCAGAGGAGGCAGTGAAATGAATTATCGTATGGAAGAGAAAGCGGCTTTTAGCATCGTCGGACTGAAGAAAAGGGTGCCTATTCAGTTCAACGGAGTGAATCCGGAAATCGCGGCAATGTGGCAGAGTCTCAATATGGAGATCATTACAGAACTGAAGCAGCTGTCCAACATCGTTCCTGCGGGGATGATCAGCGCATCGGTGAATTTCTCCGAAGGGCGGATGGCGGAACGGGGGGAGCTCGATCATTATATTGGTGTAGCTACCACGCTGGACTGCCCTCTATCCTATGCGAGACTTGAAGTCCCTGCGTCTACATGGGCTGTATTTGAAGCGGTGGGGCCGTTTCCGGATACGCTCCAGAATATCTGGGGCCGGATTTATTCCGAATGGTTCCCTTCTTCCAATTACGAGCAGGTCGAAGGGCCGGAAATCCTATGGAATGAGAGCAAGGATACAACCTCGCCAGCGTACAGAAGTGAAATATGGATACCTGTGCAGGAAGCGAAACGTCCTTAA